In Rhodococcus qingshengii JCM 15477, the sequence CGAACGATTTTGCAACCTCGCCGATCGGGATCAAGTGCTCACGCATTCACCGATCGTAGGCTGAACGCGTAGGCGGTTCCGGCAGTTATGTGTGACTTGGCATACTGACTAACGGAAGGGGTCGCGTAAGTGATCTCACGGCAAAATGCTGGATGCGCTCGTTGAACGAGGGAGAGCTGTGCTGGATCCAACGCGACCTGTCGGGCCGTACTCGTCAGGAGTGCCCGCCACTGCCCTCGAAGTCCGCATGCCGGACCTCGAACGCTTCGGCCTCGCCCAGTTGTGGCGTTCCGCGATCATCGCCGTCGTGTTGTCCACGTCGATCATGCTGGCACTGATCGTGTGGCCTTTCCGCAAGCGTGGACGCACCTGGGCGGACGCTGCTTCCGACGGGATGGTCGACGGCTTCATCGCGCTGGGGCCCACCTTCGTCAAGCTCGGCCAACTGGTCGCGTCGTCGTCCGGCCTGTTCCCGGCCCCCGTCGCCAATGCATGCCTACGCTGCCTCGACGATGTTCCGTCTTTCCCGGCCGAGCAGGCCAGAAGCGTCGTGCAGAAGGACCTCGGTTACTCCGTGGACGACCTGTTCGCGAAATTCGACGACGTACCTCTCGCGGCCGCATCGGTAGCGCAGGTACACGCGTGCGTTCTGCACGACGGCCGAGAGGCGGTCATCAAGATCCAGCGTCCGGACATCTATGCGCGGATGCTGATCGACCTGCGGGCGGCGTACTGGGGCGCGAACATCCTCGAGAAATTTGTCGAGTTCCTTCGAATTGCCAATGCCACCGCCATCATTCGCGATCTGCACAACGCCACGATGACGGAATTGAACAGCGCGGTCGAGGCCGACCGGCAAACCACTTTCCGGAACAACATCAGTGCGTTCGGCGACAACAAAGGAGTCACGACACCAGAGGTGTACTGGGACTACTGCGGCCCCCGAGTCATCTGTATGGAACGCATGCGAGGCGTTCCGCTCGATCGGTTCGTCGCCGGTCCGGACGGTATCGACGAAGCCCGCATGCTGATCCGACGCGGAGTGAAGGTCTGGCTCGAATCAGTCATCGTTCACGGTCCGTTTCACGGAGACGTACATGCCGGGAATCTGTGGGTCCTCGACGACGGCCGGATAGCGATGCTCGACTTCGGCATCGTCGGTGTCCTTCCCGAGACCTGGAGATCCATCCTTTCCGACATGTTCCGAGCGACCCTCATCGACGGTGATTTCGCCCGTGTCGCCCGCGGAATTCGATCCTTGGGATATGCAACCGACTACGAGGTCGACGACGATCAGCTCGGTATGCAGGTCGCAACGGCCCTCGCCCCGATTCTCGGCCGTGACCTGGGTGAACTCAAGCTCAGTGAATTGATCATGGCACTGATTCAGTTGGGCAAGCAGTGGGGCGTTGCGAGTCCCGAGGAATTGGTTCTTTTCGGTAAACAACTCGGATACTTCGAACGATATGCGACGGCTTTGGCCCCTGGTTGGGTGATCGGACAAGACCTTTATCTGTTCAAGAACGTTTTTCCAGAGGCAGTCGCCGAAAAGGTACAGGAACTCGGCATCACCATGCCTGACGAATAAATTTGTCCCCTATTTCCTTATTCTGCATTTCGTCTGTCGGGGTTAGCCTGTAATGACCCACTGGCCGAGGAGCAAATGTGCAGCCACTTTCTGTAGCCCTCCCGCAAGCGTCGACAGGTCCGAGGAGTAACGGGCCGAGTGTCGGCACCACCCTCGGCGCCCTCATGCATTCCACGGACAAGTCCGTGATCGAGCTTCTGGAAAGCCCGGACGGACTCGATGTCGAAATCCGTTCGATCGCCCTCGTCGAGTCCTCCGATATCGACGGCACCGACAGCCGTGGTGCGATCTCCGACATTTACCTTCCCGTGGGAGTTCCCGAATCGACGTTGACGCAGTGGTTGCGAAAGTTCGAAGGCAGGCCGGCGAGGCGTCGTCCGAAGCTCTTGCTCGTCAAGAATGCGCGCGAGGCGACGACGCTTCTCACCGCCGCACGCAACATCGGAATCGCAGTGGCCGCGGTACATCCGCAGGCTAGTTCCGGACACGTCTATTCACTCGTACAACGACTTCTGACACAGAGCATGTACCGTTCGCGGGCCGTCTCAGGAGCTGTGGCCGGTGGCGATTCGGATCTGTTCGCGCTCTCGGAGACGATCGCCGAATTGACCGGCGGACTCGTGACGATCGACGACACGGCACTCCATGTCATCGCATATTCAGCTGCTCACGAAGGTGAAGACGAACTCCGTCAGCTCTCCATACTGGGCCGGGAGCGGCCGATCGAATACACCGAATGGATAGAGCGCAGAGGCGTGTTCGAGCATCTCAGGCGATCGGACGAGGTCATCAGTCTGCCCTCCGAGCCGAGCATCGGAGCCGCGCACAGGTTGGCTGTGAGCATCACCCGCCCGGACCTGTCAGCGCCGACGGGTTCTGTTGCACACCAACACAATCTCGGCAGCATCTGGGTGCAGCGCGCCTCTGAACCTCTTTCCGACGACGCCCAAGCGGTATTGCGGGGTGCAGCGGCAGTCGCCGCACGCATTCTCATGCGAACCTTGGACGCCTCCAGCCGCGAGAATGCCCAATTGCAAAGGCTGTTCGGCGTTCGCTCCGGCGGAGTCGACATGCACTCGCTGGCCGGCTCCTTCGGCATCAACACCGACGGACCGTCTGCGGTCATCGGATTTGCGACATCACTCGCGCCCGGATCGAATCTCGATCGAATCACCAACGCCTTGCGCCTGCGCGCCAGCGCATTCCGCAGCGACGCGGTCACAACGATCATCGACAACCGGATCTACGTGCTGTTTCCTCAGGCCGAACACGAGGTCGCGATCAGCGACTGGGCTTACGACACCGTGGGAGTAGTCGAGGCCCGTGCGGGCATCAGCGTGCGCGCCGCCGTCGCGGTCCCGATCGCGCGATTGCACGGCGTACCCGAGGCGCGTCGAGAAGTGGACCGCGTGCTCGATACCACCGATGATCACGAAACCTCGAAGGTCACCACACTCGCGGCGTCACGCACCGCGGTGTTGCTGGGCGAGATACTCGACCTCGTTGCTGATCACGAGCGATTGCGGGACCCTCGTATCGACAGACTCGTCTCCTACGACGACAAGAACGCCTCTTACATGCAGTTCACGCTCACGGCCTACCTGACAGCTTTCGGGGATGTGAAGAAGGCCGCCTCGTCTCTGAAAGTACATCCGAACACGCTGCGCTACCGCATTCGGCGCGCTGAACAGATCATGGGCATTTCGTTGGACGAGCCGGATACGCGACTGCTCACCGAACTGCAACTCGCCATCTTGGGACGCACCCCGGACGAGTCTGAAAGATACGAAACGTCCGATCAGTGAGATAGACCTCGAGCCCGTCCTGAACTCTCGAGTAGACAACTGAGGAAGTCGAAGAACAACTCTTACCTCAGGAGATACCTTGCGCACTCGTGGAGCCGTCATTCGCCAAGCACCAGGCACATACGAGGTGGTCGATCTCGAACTCGATTCACCCCGCAGCGGCGAACTCACTGTCAAAATGGTCGCCTCAGGCCTGTGCCACTCGGACGATCACATCGCCAGCGGCGACCACGGAGTCGGCCGCTACCCCATCTGCGGCGGACACGAAGGCGCCGGAATCGTCGTCGAGGTCGGGCCGAACACGGAAGGATGGTCCGAGGGCGATCATGTCGTGTTCTCGTTCCTCGCCGCCTGCGGCCGTTGCCGTTGGTGTGCAAGCGGAATCCAGAACCTCTGCGACAACGGCGCCGCCATCATGACCGGCAGCAGACCCGGCGAAACCTCTAGTTACAGAATGTCTCTCGACGGTCAGCCCGTCGCACAAACCTGCGGCCTGTCCACCTTCAGTGAATACACCACGGTCAGCACTCTCTCGGCTGTGAAAGTCGACAAGCACCTGCCACTCGACGCTTTGTGTCTGCTCGGCTGCGGCGTCGGAACCGGTTGGGGCGCCGCGGTCAACTCCGCTCAGGTGTATCCCGGGCAGACGGTCATCGTCATGGGCGTCGGCGGAATCGGAATCAACGCGGTGCAGGGCGCCTCGCATGCCGGCGCCGCCCACGTGATCGCGGTGGACCCGGTTGCGTTCAAGCGCGACAGTGCATTGAAGTTGGGCGCCACCCATGCCGTGGCCACCATGGAGGAAGCCACCGACATAGCGCGCTCGTTCACCAACGGCCAGGGCGCGGATTCGGCCATCGTCACCGTCGGTGTCACCACCGGAGAACATGTCGCGCAGGCATTCTCGTCGATCCGCAAGGCAGGAACCTGCGTGGTCACCGGCCTCGGGAAGATGACGGACGTCGGAATTCCCGTGAGCCTGATGGAACTCACGCTGTACCAGAAGAGAATTCAGGGATCCCTGTTCGGTGCATCCAATCCCACCGCCGACATTCCCTGGATGATCGATCTCTACACCAGCGGCAAGCTCGAACTCGACGGACTGATCACCAACCGATACACCCTCGACCAGATCAACGACGGTTTCGCCGACATGCATGCCGGTCGCAACCTCCGTGGAATCATCGCCTTCTGAGCGAGTTCTCTCCGGACTTTCGATCGAGACCAAGTCCGGAGAGATCCTCACTACAGCTTCACCAGGCGTTCATGGTGTCGAGGATTTGTCCTCTGGCCATCCACAATTCAGCAGACCAATACGGCCACGAGTGAATTCCGGCGGGCGGAAAGCTGTACGTCGCTGGGATTCCCAAGGATTTCAGGCGAATTTCGAATGCACGCGCGTGCACCCACGAGAGCGCCTCGAGCCCCATACCCGTCGCCGTGTGGAAGTAATCGATCGGCGCAGAGGGATGATCGTACGGTCCCGGGATGCCGTTGGACGACGAAATGTACATCGACAGTCCGCGAAGCGATTCCGCGTTGACAAACGGGTCGTTGCGAAGCCATCCGGATGACCACGGCGGGCCCCACATCGAATCGACGTTGTACCGGCCGGCGTCGAACATGGCTACGCGGATCGCTTCACGCATACCCGGACCCGAGATATTGATGTAGCCGGACAGCGAGCCGGCGAACTTGAACTGATCCCGATGATGCCCCGCCAGGTTCAACGCGGCACTGCCGCCCATCGACAACCCGATGATCGCATTGTTGGTTGGTGAAACGCCATACCCTGCAAGGAAGTCCGGAAGCTCGCGGGTGAGGAACGTTTCCCACCTGTACGTTATCGGCTGAGCGTTGAAATTGGACGGCGCGTACCAATCCGTGTAGAAACTCGACTCACCGCCGACCGGCATCACCAACGTGATGTTGTCATTGCGGTATTGATCGAGTGCGTTCGTTTCGAAACTCCAAGCATTTCTGTCGTTTTGCGCGCGAAGACCGTCGAGCAGGTACAACGCGGCGTTGCCACCGCGCGCGGCCCACTGCACCTGAACCTTGATGTTTCCCATCGAAGACGGGACCCACAACTCGTCGTACCCACCCCATGGCGCCGAGCGCGCCGGAGTAGCACTCGCGGCGGTCGGACCGAACATACCGCCGAGCAGGATTATCGACAACAACGCCGCTACGAGCACCCGCACCCGCCGTGTATTGCGTTCGGGCAACGTGAATCTGATTCTCTGCAAGGTTGTGTCTTTCCCCGAAACTGCGCATCAAGAAACTCGCTTCGGTAAGTGCATCGTCGGTTCCATTGTCGACGTGTTTGTCCCTTTCCGGGGGCTCCGGTGTTACAAAGTCGAGGTCATCGCAACAATCGGACAACTGTCGTGCCGAGCGAATCCAGGTGGCGAAAAGCACAATTCACGAAGCACGCTGAATGCGCTCACTCAGCCGAGTGACGAAGCGATCGCATCACGACCTGCGGCAGCACACGCTTGGTCCTGCATTCCGTCTGGAGCGCCACCGACACCGATACCGGCGATCGCCCCGGCTCCAGCCTTCAATGTGACTCCACCTGCAAGGAAGAGAGTGCCGGGAAGGTCGGCGATGGTTGATCCTTCGCCTTTGGTACGCTGCGAGAGGTCACTGGTGTCGGCTCCGAAAGCTGCAGAGGTGTATGCCTTCTCGCGTGAGGCTTCCACCGTGTGCTGGGCTGCGTTGTCGCCGCGCACCATGGCGATGACATTTCCCGCGCGGTCTACGACGGAGACGGTGACGAAGCCGAGACCGTCGGCGCGGCATTTCGCCAGGGCCGCACCAGCAGCCTTCACTGCTGCGTCGGCACTGAGTCGATTCTGAGTGACAATCGCCGAATCACCGGTCGCGGCAGGCTGCTGCGTGGCAGTAATCGACGTCGTGCTCGATGCGTTCGCCACCGGTGTGTCGGTGGTCGAGCATGCGGCGCTGGCAAGGATTGCGACAACCGGAACGGCGACAGCGAGCGTACGGGGAAGTCGTGTGTAAATGCGGTGGTTCATGTCGGGCACACTTTCAATCGAATGGTTCGAAACCGTCCACTACAGCGTCGCGTCCGGCGGCGGGTGCGCACATCGGGCGCTCGGGTGACGAACCGTGCCCCCTACGGCTACCCGGATATCATCCGAATGGTTGATACGACGGCCTGGTGCCCTCCGTAACATTCGAGGGATGAGTAACGGAGCCATGAACGCCGACGCCGAACGCGGCCTACGCGGCCCGTTGGCGTATGCGATCCACGCGTCGTTCTTCGTACTGCTGTCTACATCGGGAGTTCGGTACGTCACAGTCCACGGGACCAGCGGTCGGTTCGGGGTTGTACTCGTCCTGGCCGTGGTCCTCGCCCTGCTCTACGCCGTCATGGCCACGGTGTCCTCGCGAGATGTGGTTCGCCAACGGCTGTGGATGTGGCCGGTACTGAGCGCATGGGCAGCGCTGGTCTGGCTTGCCCCGAGTTTCGCGTGGTGTGCGTTTCCCGTTCTCTTCCTCTGCATTCGTCTGTATCCGAGCAAGATCGCCTACTCCCTCGTCGGGATCCTGGGCGTCCTCGCCGGTATCGCGTTCTACCGGGTCACCGGTCGTGCCGAATTGGTGACACTTCTCGGGCCGCTGTGCACCGCGGCACTGGTCGCGGCCGCGTACGGGCAGATGGAACGCGATGCCCGAGAACGCCTTCGGCTTCTGCGTCAGGTAGCAGAAGCGCAATCTGCATTGGCAGATACCGAACGCGCTGCCGGCGTTGCCGCTGAGCGAGAGCGCCTCGCGCGCGAAATCCACGACACAGTTACCCAGGGACTGGCGAGCGCCCTTCTACGGCTCGAGGCAGCCGAACAAACGTGGAATACAACGGGTTCGCCGTCTCGAGCCGATGTCGATGCCGCAGCAGAGAACATCCGAACGAGCTTGATGCAGAGTCGCGACCTCGTCCACGATCTGGCGCCGACCAAGGGCGGTACGGGCGACTTCGACGCCTTGGTCGTGGCCGCCGCCCGCCAGTTCGTCCCGGCCGTTCGGATCCGCACCGTCGGTGAAGCCGACATCTTGCCCTCGGACGTAGCTCATGCCGTCGTGCGAGTGGTCTCGAGCGCGTCCTCCAACATCGCCCGCCACGCTCGCGCCGAAACGGCGGGCGTGACGATCACGTATCTCGACCACTCCGTCTCCGTAGACATCTTCGACGACGGCGTCGGCTTCGATCCGGGAAAGCTCGCCGACCATTCTCGGTACGGTGGATACGGCCTGCGTGCGATGCGAAGCCGCGTCGCACAGCTCGGCGGATCGTTCACCGTGGAAAGTGCACCGGGAGACGGCACCGTCGTCGCGGCCCAGTTCCCTCTCGAACGGAGGATCCGGTGACCACCACCATTCGCGTGTTCCTCGTCGACGATCATCTGGTCGTGCGAGCCGGGCTGAGAGCGCTGCTGAACACTCAGCCGGACGTCGAAGTAGTAGGCGAAGCATCGTCCGGCGAGGAGGCGGCCACGGCGATACCGTCGGCCTCACCGGATCTGGTGATGATGGATCTGGACATGGGCACCGGCATGCACGGTGCAGAAGCGATCAAACGCCTGCGAAGCGACGGTGTCGATGTTCCCGTACTGGTTTTCACGACGTATGACACCGACGCCGACGTCGTGCGGGCCGTGGACGCCGGTGCCATCGGTTACCTACTCAAGGACTCGACTCCTGACGAGATCTTCGGCGCGGTGCGCGGCGCGGTAGCCGGGCGCAGCGTCCTCTCCCCCGCCGTGGCCTCTCGTCTCGTCCAGCAGATGCAGCGCCCGCAGGAAGCGCTCACCGCCCGTGAGTCCGAACTGCTCAGCCTGCTCGCCGAGGGGATGACCAACCGCGAGCTGGGTAAAGCGCTCTTCATCAGCGAAGCGACGGTGAAAACACACCTCGGGCACATCTACGCCAAACTCGGTGTCGATAACCGCTCTGCCGCAGTGTCCGTCGCACTACGTCGCGACGGAATACGCTGACCTCGGTGGCAGCCGAACAGCTCAGCCGCCCATCGCCTTACGCACTCCGTCGATCAGTTCGAGGAATTCAGCCTTGGGAGCAAAGTCGACATACTCCGAGTCGTCGATCGCTCCGGGAACGTGACCGGGTGCCCAGTAGAACACGTCGCCGGCATCGTAGGTTTGCCGACCTGCTTCGGAATCTGTGTAGATCCTTCCTTTCAAGACGTATCCGTAGTGCGGACATTGACAGCGCCCGCCTTCCAATTGTGCGAACGGTTCGGCGAAGTCTGCACCAGCAGGAATTTTGACGAAGTTGACGATCATGTCGCCTTCTTCTCGCATCCGCAATTCGAATTCGCCGTCCTGCAACACGATGGGAAGATCGTGAGCCGAGATGGTGTGCATAGGAGTACCTTTCGACTTCAGAAGGGGAAGGTCTGCGCCGCTGGCCGGCTGGTTCGCCACTGCCAGGTGGTGAATTCGTCCCAACTGCTTTGAGTTCCGAATCTCGCGCCGTTTCCGGAGGCACCCGTGCCACCGAATGGTGCATAGGCATCGTTGTTCAAAGTCTGATCGTTGATGTGCACGATGCCGGTACGCAGTCGGTCCGCGATCCGCTCGCCGCGTTCAACCGATCCTGTTTGAATGGCAGCAACCAGACCGTATTCGCTGTCATTGGCCGACCTGACTGCCTCGTCTTCGTCCTTGACGATCACGACGGGCGCCACGGGCCCGAAGATTTCTTCACGGAACGCGGGCATGTCCGAGGTGACTCCGGCCAGGACGGTCGGCTGATAGAAGAGCCCTTCGTATGTTCCACCGGCGCGGATTTCGGCGCCGGCCGCCTTGGTGCCCTGGACGATTCGATCGACGTTCGCAATCTGCCGCGCGTTGATGAGCGGTCCGAGAGCGACGTCGCCTGTATTGGGATCCCCGACCGGCAGGACCGCTGCGCGCTTGGCCAGCAGGTCCAGGTACTGATCGGCGACCGATTCCAACACGATGTGGCGGCCTGCGGTCATGCAGACCTGCCCCTGATGCAGGAACGAACCCCACGCGCCCGCCGAGCTCGCGGCATCCAGGTCTGCGTCGTCGAGGACGATCAGCGCATTGTTCCCACCCAGTTCCAGCGAGACACGCTTGAGCGTGCGACCGGCAGTTGCCCCGACCTGACGGCCGACGGCGGTCGAACCCGTGAAGGACACCATCGCGATGCTCGGGCTCTCGCACAATGCCTGACCAGGTTCCGCGTCACCGGCGAGCACATGCAGGAGGCCTTCGGGAAGACCTGCGGACGTGAACAATTCCGCGATGACCGCACCCCCGCTGATCGCGGTTTGAACATCCGGCTTGAGAACGACGCCATTTCCGAGCGCCAAGGCGGGGGCGACAGCGCGCATGGCGAGGAGAAGCGGGAAATTCCACGGGCTGATCACGCCGACCACACCCAGGGGCACCCGGCGAGCGATGCTCGTGCGCCCCTCCTGGCTGGCGGGCAGAAGGTGCCCGAACGGCTGTGTCGGCAGTGCCGAGGCTTCCCACAGTTCGGAGATGACAAGATCAACTTCGAATGCGGCTTTCCCTGGTACGGAACCACCTTCACGGATCAACCAGCGCTCCACCTCGGCTCGCTCGGCTTCCAAAATCTGCGCTGCCTTACGGATCACCGAAGCGCGAGCCTGCCCGATCGTCGCCGCCCACGCCGGCTGCGCGGCCGACGCGATGTGTGCCGCTCGATCGATATCCGCAGCAGTCGCCGTGCCGATCACACCGAGCACCTCGCCGGTAGCTGGTTCGAGCGACTCGACGGTGTCACCGCCTCCGTCGATCCATTGGCCGTCGAAAATC encodes:
- a CDS encoding GlcG/HbpS family heme-binding protein; the encoded protein is MNHRIYTRLPRTLAVAVPVVAILASAACSTTDTPVANASSTTSITATQQPAATGDSAIVTQNRLSADAAVKAAGAALAKCRADGLGFVTVSVVDRAGNVIAMVRGDNAAQHTVEASREKAYTSAAFGADTSDLSQRTKGEGSTIADLPGTLFLAGGVTLKAGAGAIAGIGVGGAPDGMQDQACAAAGRDAIASSLG
- a CDS encoding PucR family transcriptional regulator is translated as MQPLSVALPQASTGPRSNGPSVGTTLGALMHSTDKSVIELLESPDGLDVEIRSIALVESSDIDGTDSRGAISDIYLPVGVPESTLTQWLRKFEGRPARRRPKLLLVKNAREATTLLTAARNIGIAVAAVHPQASSGHVYSLVQRLLTQSMYRSRAVSGAVAGGDSDLFALSETIAELTGGLVTIDDTALHVIAYSAAHEGEDELRQLSILGRERPIEYTEWIERRGVFEHLRRSDEVISLPSEPSIGAAHRLAVSITRPDLSAPTGSVAHQHNLGSIWVQRASEPLSDDAQAVLRGAAAVAARILMRTLDASSRENAQLQRLFGVRSGGVDMHSLAGSFGINTDGPSAVIGFATSLAPGSNLDRITNALRLRASAFRSDAVTTIIDNRIYVLFPQAEHEVAISDWAYDTVGVVEARAGISVRAAVAVPIARLHGVPEARREVDRVLDTTDDHETSKVTTLAASRTAVLLGEILDLVADHERLRDPRIDRLVSYDDKNASYMQFTLTAYLTAFGDVKKAASSLKVHPNTLRYRIRRAEQIMGISLDEPDTRLLTELQLAILGRTPDESERYETSDQ
- a CDS encoding benzaldehyde dehydrogenase gives rise to the protein MTNLLAHQQWHGKIFDGQWIDGGGDTVESLEPATGEVLGVIGTATAADIDRAAHIASAAQPAWAATIGQARASVIRKAAQILEAERAEVERWLIREGGSVPGKAAFEVDLVISELWEASALPTQPFGHLLPASQEGRTSIARRVPLGVVGVISPWNFPLLLAMRAVAPALALGNGVVLKPDVQTAISGGAVIAELFTSAGLPEGLLHVLAGDAEPGQALCESPSIAMVSFTGSTAVGRQVGATAGRTLKRVSLELGGNNALIVLDDADLDAASSAGAWGSFLHQGQVCMTAGRHIVLESVADQYLDLLAKRAAVLPVGDPNTGDVALGPLINARQIANVDRIVQGTKAAGAEIRAGGTYEGLFYQPTVLAGVTSDMPAFREEIFGPVAPVVIVKDEDEAVRSANDSEYGLVAAIQTGSVERGERIADRLRTGIVHINDQTLNNDAYAPFGGTGASGNGARFGTQSSWDEFTTWQWRTSRPAAQTFPF
- a CDS encoding response regulator; translated protein: MTTTIRVFLVDDHLVVRAGLRALLNTQPDVEVVGEASSGEEAATAIPSASPDLVMMDLDMGTGMHGAEAIKRLRSDGVDVPVLVFTTYDTDADVVRAVDAGAIGYLLKDSTPDEIFGAVRGAVAGRSVLSPAVASRLVQQMQRPQEALTARESELLSLLAEGMTNRELGKALFISEATVKTHLGHIYAKLGVDNRSAAVSVALRRDGIR
- a CDS encoding sensor histidine kinase — translated: MNADAERGLRGPLAYAIHASFFVLLSTSGVRYVTVHGTSGRFGVVLVLAVVLALLYAVMATVSSRDVVRQRLWMWPVLSAWAALVWLAPSFAWCAFPVLFLCIRLYPSKIAYSLVGILGVLAGIAFYRVTGRAELVTLLGPLCTAALVAAAYGQMERDARERLRLLRQVAEAQSALADTERAAGVAAERERLAREIHDTVTQGLASALLRLEAAEQTWNTTGSPSRADVDAAAENIRTSLMQSRDLVHDLAPTKGGTGDFDALVVAAARQFVPAVRIRTVGEADILPSDVAHAVVRVVSSASSNIARHARAETAGVTITYLDHSVSVDIFDDGVGFDPGKLADHSRYGGYGLRAMRSRVAQLGGSFTVESAPGDGTVVAAQFPLERRIR
- a CDS encoding NDMA-dependent alcohol dehydrogenase, with product MRTRGAVIRQAPGTYEVVDLELDSPRSGELTVKMVASGLCHSDDHIASGDHGVGRYPICGGHEGAGIVVEVGPNTEGWSEGDHVVFSFLAACGRCRWCASGIQNLCDNGAAIMTGSRPGETSSYRMSLDGQPVAQTCGLSTFSEYTTVSTLSAVKVDKHLPLDALCLLGCGVGTGWGAAVNSAQVYPGQTVIVMGVGGIGINAVQGASHAGAAHVIAVDPVAFKRDSALKLGATHAVATMEEATDIARSFTNGQGADSAIVTVGVTTGEHVAQAFSSIRKAGTCVVTGLGKMTDVGIPVSLMELTLYQKRIQGSLFGASNPTADIPWMIDLYTSGKLELDGLITNRYTLDQINDGFADMHAGRNLRGIIAF
- a CDS encoding alpha/beta hydrolase produces the protein MFGPTAASATPARSAPWGGYDELWVPSSMGNIKVQVQWAARGGNAALYLLDGLRAQNDRNAWSFETNALDQYRNDNITLVMPVGGESSFYTDWYAPSNFNAQPITYRWETFLTRELPDFLAGYGVSPTNNAIIGLSMGGSAALNLAGHHRDQFKFAGSLSGYINISGPGMREAIRVAMFDAGRYNVDSMWGPPWSSGWLRNDPFVNAESLRGLSMYISSSNGIPGPYDHPSAPIDYFHTATGMGLEALSWVHARAFEIRLKSLGIPATYSFPPAGIHSWPYWSAELWMARGQILDTMNAW
- a CDS encoding ABC1 kinase family protein, coding for MLDPTRPVGPYSSGVPATALEVRMPDLERFGLAQLWRSAIIAVVLSTSIMLALIVWPFRKRGRTWADAASDGMVDGFIALGPTFVKLGQLVASSSGLFPAPVANACLRCLDDVPSFPAEQARSVVQKDLGYSVDDLFAKFDDVPLAAASVAQVHACVLHDGREAVIKIQRPDIYARMLIDLRAAYWGANILEKFVEFLRIANATAIIRDLHNATMTELNSAVEADRQTTFRNNISAFGDNKGVTTPEVYWDYCGPRVICMERMRGVPLDRFVAGPDGIDEARMLIRRGVKVWLESVIVHGPFHGDVHAGNLWVLDDGRIAMLDFGIVGVLPETWRSILSDMFRATLIDGDFARVARGIRSLGYATDYEVDDDQLGMQVATALAPILGRDLGELKLSELIMALIQLGKQWGVASPEELVLFGKQLGYFERYATALAPGWVIGQDLYLFKNVFPEAVAEKVQELGITMPDE